A genomic stretch from Pochonia chlamydosporia 170 chromosome 4, whole genome shotgun sequence includes:
- a CDS encoding mitochondrial genome maintenance protein Mgr2 (similar to Metarhizium robertsii ARSEF 23 XP_007817242.1), translated as MPPVTAVPTGGGQHGPSNFDKLKMGAMMGGTVGTIMGFIFGTVNIFRYGAGTQGIMRTLGQYMLVSGTTFGFFMSIGSVIRSDADPKLHELYMRAQRRPIVNMAHPAWRKSS; from the exons ATGCCTCCTGTTACCGCAGTTCCCACCGGTggcggccaacatggcccgtccaactttgacaagc TCAAGATGGGTGCCATGATGGGTGGCA CTGTTGGAACCATCATGGGCTTCATCTTTG GTACCGTCAACATCTTTCGATACGGCGCCGGCACACAGGGCATCATGAGAACATTGGGACAATACATGCTTGTTTCTGGCACTACATTCGG ATTCTTCATGTCAATCGGTTCCGTCATTCGATCAGATGCTGATCCGAAACTGCACGAATTGTACATGCGCGCGCAAAGACGACCGATAGTGAACATGGCCCATCCAGCGTGGCGGAAATCGTCTTAA
- a CDS encoding cytoplasm to vacuole targeting Vps64 (similar to Cordyceps militaris CM01 XP_006670455.1), whose amino-acid sequence MTAVASPPTFPQISRPAWGTISGSSPMDPDEVRGMFAPRKSLSRSNSASSLSSNSSNTSVATNGSQSNGTSLSSTSDLSQWSATAGPRKRPQPKVPWPPSKPEVQPEYARLPANRPNVMAAPHNGLQPGQGPNSVMQQQQIMRGPMGGEQFPPGQPVLYLLSLNGTFERKTIAVPFAPDSLRIGRQTNQKTIPTATNGFFDSKVLSRQHAEIYAERNGKIYIRDVKSSNGTFVNGTRLSQENRESEPHELQTADHLELGIDIVSEDQKTVVHHKVAAKVEHAGFLSNTNNVLDMNFGDLDPANGTMMIPNGPLQMRGRANGNMAMNNNGGRMMNNGGMNGQANGMPQQRSFFLAPIATDQILKRLTSEMRNARLQAQDLGRTNQFVNTLLTKEDVKDLEKPEVPEPAKQQQPQPSMNGGIPFRPDPKTRFSEPPAPPPQQPLPEKPDVPSLKRGPTERPKSGPPNSAAVRQENLNQIIQLTEALNNAKRDIDTQTARMRELEEMLQKEREARELAEDLAKRLEASASLQMNGSIKAPTDVRMADMAEPTQEQEVKELVEVLPVAEEEEPQKEDTAAKEVAASLQSRIDNMDEQMKDLREQLQQWKHRCESAESERDESRKSLAEMVVQLRAEEAKRVAAEERRRSRSRRRATESKAEVAEPEAPVPARSNSDGSSKAPANTHPPNIDLDDGPTLSRANTITPLSSQRGLVSREQSLQAGLPYASMIGVVLIGMGLMAYINGWQSPPPRIER is encoded by the exons ATGACCGCAGTAGCCAGTCCTCCGACCTTTCCTCAAATTTCTCGGCCAGCATGGGGGACTATTAGCGGTAGCAGCCCGATGGACCCCGACGAAGTGAGAGGCATGTTCGCACCGCGGAAGTCTCTCTCGAGATCCAACTCTGCTTCATCGCTATCCTCCAACTCATCAAACACCTCTGTTGCCACAAATGGTTCGCAGTCGAACGGCACTTCGCTATCATCTACTTCTGATTTGAGCCAGTGGTCTGCAACAGCCGGGCCTCGAAAACGACCTCAACCAAAGGTACCTTGGCCACCTTCCAAGCCCGAAGTACAACCCGAGTACGCCAGACTGCCCGCGAACCGCCCCAACGTCATGGCAGCTCCTCACAATGGACTGCAACCGGGACAGGGCCCAAACTCAgtcatgcagcagcaacaaataATGCGTGGCCCCATGGGTGGCGAGCAGTTCCCTCCAGGCCAACCAGTCCTGTACCTGCTATCGCTCAATGGCACATTTGAAAGGAAGACTATTGCTGTCCCCTTTGCACCTGATAGCTTGAGAATTGGCAGACAAACGAACCAAAAGACCATTCCCACCGCGACCAACGGCTTTTTCGATAGCAAAGTATTATCGAGGCAACACGCCGAAATATATGCGGAGCGGAATGGAAAGATATACATTCGAGACGTCAAGTCCTCAAACGGAACCTTTGTCAACGGAACACGACTTTCACAGGAGAATCGCGAGTCAGAACCTCATGAGTTGCAAACAGCAGACCATCTGGAACTAGGCATCGACATCGTGAGCGAGGATCAAAAGACGGTAGTACATCACAAAGTCGCCGCAAAAGTCGAGCATGCAGGGTTCTTGAGCAACACTAACAATGTTCTGGATATGAACTTTGGTGATTTGGATCCGGCCAATGGGACAATGATGATTCCTAATGGGCCTCTTCAGATGCGCGGCCGGGCAAATGGTAACATGGCAATGAATAACAACGGTGGCCGAATGATGAACAACGGCGGCATGAACGGCCAAGCAAACGGGATGCCGCAGCAACgttctttctttttggcaCCAATTGCCACAGATCAAATACTGAAGCGACTGACA TCGGAAATGAGAAACGCGCGGTTACAAGCCCAGGACCTAGGACGCACCAACCAGTTCGTCAATACTTTGCTCACCAAAGAGGATGTCAAGGACCTAGAGAAACCCGAAGTGCCCGAAccggccaagcagcagcagccacagcccTCCATGAATGGCGGCATTCCCTTCCGGCCTGACCCCAAAACGCGATTCTCAGAACCACCTGCCCCTccaccacaacaaccacTACCTGAGAAGCCAGATGTCCCGTCGTTAAAACGCGGCCCAACTGAGAGACCAAAGTCAGGCCCGCCAAACTCAGCAGCAGTGCGACAGGAGAATTTGAATCAGATTATACAGCTTACAGAGGCGTTGAACAATGCGAAGCGAGACATTGATACTCAGACAGCGAGAATGCGAGAGCTAGAAGAGATGCTTCAAAAGGAACGAGAGGCTCGTGAACTTGCGGAAGACCTTGCTAAGCGGCTAGAAGCATCAGCGAGTCTGCAAATGAACGGATCTATTAAAGCCCCCACTGATGTGAGGATGGCGGACATGGCCGAGCCAACCCAAGAACAGGAAGTCAAggaacttgttgaagttCTACCTGttgccgaagaagaggagcCACAGAAGGAGGATACCGCCGCAAAGGAGGTAGCGGCTTCTTTGCAATCTCGGATTGATAATATGGATGAGCAGATGAAAGACTTGCGAgagcaactccaacaatGGAAGCACCGCTGTGAGTCGGCAGAGTCTGAGAGGGACGAGAGCAGAAAGTCACTCGCCGAAATGGTCGTCCAACTTCGTGCAGAAGAAGCCAAACGAGTCGCTGCCGAAGAGAGACGCCGATCGAGATCACGCCGAAGGGCTACTGAGTCGAAGGCAGAAGTGGCAGAGCCAGAAGCCCCAGTGCCCGCCAGGTCAAACTCGGATGGTTCCAGCAAGGCGCCTGCCAACACCCATCCGCCAAATATTGACTTGGACGATGGCCCGACCCTGTCAAGAGCAAATACGATCACGCCGCTATCATCGCAAAGAGGACTAGTATCACGGGAACAATCATTGCAGGCAGGGTTGCCATACGCATCCATGATAGGCGTGGTTCTGATCGGGATGGGACTCATGGCATATATAAATGGCTGGCAGTCACCGCCCCCTAGGATAGAGAGATGA
- a CDS encoding cytochrome c oxidase assembly protein COX16 (similar to Metarhizium acridum CQMa 102 XP_007813227.1), whose amino-acid sequence MPTFQSNKFRSSGDASKIGSQYRRLMNKHPFVMFGLPFIAVVIAGSFVLTPATAIRYERHDRKVRQMTKEEELGVRRAARKVDMKEEYYRLAGRDLDNWEQKRVERLPGENDGIL is encoded by the exons ATGCCAACCTTCCAGAGCAACAAGTTCCGAAGCTCCGGCGACGCCAGCAAGATTGGATCCCAGTACCGCCGCCTCATGAACAAGCATCCCTTTGTCATGTTTGGATTGCCATTCATTGCCGTCGTCATTGCCGGATCATTTGTGCTCACACCCGCGACGGCCATTCGATACGAGCGACATGACCGAAAGGTGCGACAAATGACCAAGGAGGAAGAACTTGGCGTGAGGCGGGCGGCCCGTAAGGTGGATATGAAGGAAGAGTACTAT CGTCTCGCAGGTCGGGATCTTGATAACTGGGAGCAGAAGCGTGTCGAGCGATTACCGGGCGAAAACGATGGCATTCTGTGA
- a CDS encoding glutamyl-tRNA amidotransferase, A subunit (similar to Cordyceps militaris CM01 XP_006670448.1) gives MRAACVRCSDIHPQIRAPKALLRSRRASPAPATSRAPLQCRFQSTSCNHFVDSERIEHASSPQLLPGAKPFKLAVKDNIATAEFPTQCASRILRGHKSPYEATIVTQLRARGGTVVGKTNMDEFGMGSHSTNSMHGAVSSHLSTDEPISAGGSSGGSAVAVMLGDADIALGTDTGGSIRLPASYTGSVGYRPSYGMISRYGVFAYANSLDTVGILAKEVKPILDLLVETKLDEEHDPNDPTSLSVASRQRCARGCPPVLEDMPKLTVGIPLEYNVAELDPLIRKGWAEAATALESVGVRIVPVSLPSTKEALCAYYVLAAAEASSNLAKYDGVRYGVRADHGDAEGDTLYSEARGAGFGPEVKRRILLGTYSLSSEAMDNYFIQAQKVRRLIRQDFDKVFKLDNPLYEPAQFDLSDMDAETALQDKQGPPQVDFLLSPTTPSFAPTLNDVLTKSSLEAYMGDVFTVPASLAGLPAVSVPSRVAENRLPLGLQLIGQYWDDKRVLGMAERLKALMA, from the exons ATGAGGGCAGCTTGCGTGCGCTGCTCGGATATCCATCCGCAGATTCGAGCACCAAAGGCGCTTCTGCGCTCCCGCCGAGCTTCTCCTGCCCCAGCGACGTCGCGAGCTCCATTACAATGCCGCTTCCAAAGCACAAGTTGCAACCACTTTGTGGATAGTG AACGAATCGAACATGCATCGTCACCTCAACTGCTCCCTGGGGCGAAACCGTTCAAACTCGCCGTAAAGGACAATATCGCAACAGCCGAATTCCCTACGCAATGCGCCTCTCGCATCCTCCGCGGCCACAAATCGCCCTATGAAGCAACCATAGTAACGCAACTACGTGCGCGAGGCGGCACCGTCGTGGGAAAAACCAACATGGACGAGTTTGGTATGGGCTCGCACTCGACGAATTCCATGCACGGCGCCGTGAGCAGCCACCTCTCTACGGACGAGCCAATTTCGGCCGGAGGTAGTTCCGGAGGTAGCGCTGTTGCTGTCATGCTTGGAGATGCCGACATTGCGCTTGGAACGGACACTGGTGGTTCAATTCGTCTGCCGGCGTCGTACACGGGCTCCGTCGGTTATCGACCAAGCTATGGCATGATTTCACGATATGGCGTGTTTGCTTATGCCAATTCACTCGATACGGTGGGAATACTGGCCAAGGAGGTGAAGCCAATTCTGGACTTATTGGTAGAAACCAAGCTGGACGAAGAACATGATCCCAACGACCCGACCTCGTTGTCTGTGGCCTCACGGCAGCGATGCGCTAGAGGATGCCCACCAGTGCTGGAAGACATGCCCAAGCTCACTGTTGGCATACCGCTAGAATATAATGTTGCCGAGCTTGATCCCTTAATACGAAAGGGCTGGGCTGAAGCCGCGACAGCCCTGGAATCAGTAGGCGTCAGAATTGTGCCCGTGTCGCTCCCCTCAACTAAGGAAGCTCTTTGCGCGTACTATGTCCtcgctgctgctgaagcttCCTCCAACCTCGCCAAGTACGACGGTGTTCGATACGGTGTAAGAGCAGACCATGGAGATGCCGAAGGCGACACGTTGTATTCGGAAGCTCGTGGAGCCGGCTTTGGCCCCGAAGTCAAGCGCCGTATTTTACTCGGCACCTACAGTCTGAGCTCCGAAGCAATGGATAACTACTTCATCCAAGCACAAAAAGTCCGTCGCCTAATTCGACAAGACTTTGACAAGGTCTTTAAACTAGATAATCCACTGTACGAACCTGCGCAGTTCGACCTCAGCGACATGGACGCCGAAACAGCACTGCAGGACAAACAAGGTCCTCCGCAAGTAGACTTTCTATTGTCACCGACGACGCCATCATTTGCGCCTACACTGAACGACGTGCTCACAAAGAGCAGCTTGGAGGCTTACATGGGGGATGTGTTTACTGTACCGGCCAGTTTGGCCGGGTTACCTGCCGTGAGCGTGCCGTCGAGAGTCGCAGAGAACCGACTACCGTTGGGACTACAACTAATTGGGCAATATTGGGATGATAAGCGGGTGCTGGGGATGGCGGAGAGATTGAAAGCTCTGATGGCATAG
- a CDS encoding AAA domain-containing protein, whose translation MGNLADSGYYIWINGFPGVGKLTVAIELQKRLKGSLLLDNHTLIDVVKLPRDHPEYASERKLARQRAFSQYVYSDGKNAGKLKQVIIATDALSDCDFDRAVAMEHKDAALRGKRPFFPVYLRCSKEENLRRVVDPQRIQNGKKKLVDAGFVEEYFETLEILRWEGEGVEVDNTDLTPVEAAERIITAVEEHARL comes from the exons ATGGGCAATCTCGCAGACTCGGGATATTACATCTGGATCAACGGTTTCCCTGGCGTGGGTAAACTCACAGTCGCCATTGAGCTGCAAAAACGGCTCAAGGGATCTCTACTCCTCGACAACCACACCCTCATTGACGTGGTGAAGCTGCCACGGGATCATCCCGAATACGCCTCAGAGAGGAAACTAGCCCGCCAAAGGGCATTTTCACAATACGTGTACTCGGACGGGAAGAATGCCGGCAAATTGAAGCAGGTCATCATTGCGACAG ATGCATTGAGTGACTGCGACTTTGACAGGGCGGTAGCAATGGAACACAAGGACGCTGCGTTAAGGGGGAAACGACCTTTCTTCCCTGTGTATTTGCGCTGTTCAAAGGAAGAAAACTTGAGACGGGTAGTTGATCCGCAAAGGATACAGAATGGAAAGAAGAAACTTGTGGATGCAGGTTTTGTGGAGGAGTATTTTGAAACGTTGGAGATTTTGAGgtgggaaggggaaggggtGGAGGTTGATAATACGGATTTGACGCCGGTAGAGGCTGCGGAGCGGATAATCACTGCGGTTGAAGAGCATGCGCGATTGTAG
- a CDS encoding ribosomal protein S27e (similar to Metarhizium robertsii ARSEF 23 XP_007817233.2), whose translation MVLAVDLLNPSPAAEAKKHKLKTLVPAPRSFFMDVKCPGCFTITTVFSHAQTVVICQGCTTVLCQPTGGKARLTEGCSFRRK comes from the exons ATG GTTCTCGCTGTTGATCTTCTGAACCCTTCACCggccgccgaggccaagaagcacaagctCAAG ACCTTGGTCCCTGCTCCTCGATCCTTCTTCATGGACGTCAAGTGCCCCGGCTgcttcaccatcaccaccgtcTTCTCACACGCCCAGACCGTCGTCATCTGCCAGGGATGCACCACCGTCCTGTGCCAGCCTACCGGTGGTAAGGCCAGATTAACCGAGGGTTGCTCTTTCCGAAGAAAGTAA
- a CDS encoding laccase-1 precursor (similar to Pyrenophora tritici-repentis Pt-1C-BFP XP_001930598.1) gives MGTTFSKRDLSVYSAAKVGGQLTQSKTNGKSLLGTLLAPLLPFFLENNPLPNGYPWSQLNPTTDYYNYFPRTGVIRSYDFTISRGVLAPDGYQRDMLLVNGAFPGPLIEANWGDTIQVTVHNNISNTEEGVALHWHGFLHHGKPWEDGVPGVTQCPIAPGKSYTYTFEAELYGTTWYHSHYSAQYAGGIVGPMVIYGPRTRKYDIDIGPIMLSDWYHKEYYDLVQETMKPHGVPFNSDNTMINGKANFNCSKLPKNDTTPCNSNAGLAKFRFKRGKTHRLRLINSGCEALQRFTIDGHAMTVIENDFVAVEPYDTKVVTLGIGQRTDVLVKADGKLDAYWMRSNISEPCSLANELNAYAAIYYDGADETKEPASVPWHVPDPGTCANDDLAITKPVMKRRPIEPDLTYDMEVRLFRNASNIALWSFDGVDFRGNYNSPTLLLSALGNHTFEKQWNVKNTKGAKSVRVHVINNTPAAHPMHLHGFNMYVLHEGPGKWDGKIINRDNPQRRDVVQVRKYGHLVIQFDAAENPGVWPFHCHIAWHVSAGFFAQFLTNPDEVSKYQRTMPQVVAETCRQWGHWTNTNIPDQIDSGL, from the exons ATGGGAACTACCTTTAGTAAAAGAGATTTATCGGTGTACTCAGCTGCCAAAGTTGGAGGCCAGCTGACacaaagcaaaacaaatgG CAAATCACTTCTAGGGACGCTCCTTGCGCCGTTACTTCCCTTCTTTCTGGAAAACAATCCTCTACCCAATGGATACCCATGGAGTCAACTAAATCCCACAACGGACTACTACAATTACTTCCCACGCACAGGAGTCATACGATCATATGACTTCACAATAAGTCGCGGCGTCCTGGCGCCCGACGGATACCAACGGGACATGCTCTTGGTGAACGGCGCATTTCCCGGCCCTCTGATCGAGGCCAACTGGGGCGACACGATCCAAGTCACCGTTCACAACAACATTTCCAACACTGAAGAAGGGGTAGCCCTGCATTGGCACGGATTCCTGCATCACGGCAAGCCCTGGGAGGATGGGGTCCCGGGTGTAACGCAGTGTCCGATTGCCCCTGGCAAGAGTTACACTTATACGTTCGAGGCCGAGTTGTACGGCACGACGTGGTATCACTCACACTACTCGGCGCAGTATGCAGGCGGGATTGTTGGACCAATGGTTATATACGGACCGCGAACGAGGAAATatgacattgacattggccCGATCATGTTGTCGGACTGGTATCATAAAGAGTACTACGACTTGGTACAAGAGACTATGAAACCCCACGGCGTGCCATTCAACTCGGACAACACCATGATTAACGGCAAAGCAAATTTTAATTGCTCGAAATTACCAAAAAATGACACGACTCCCTGCAACAGCAACGCGGGACTCGCCAAATTCAGATTCAAGCGTGGTAAAACTCATCGATTACGACTCATAAACTCCGGCTGCGAGGCATTGCAACGATTCACGATTGACGGACACGCCATGACTGTCATTGAAAACGATTTTGTCGCCGTGGAACCTTACGACACAAAGGTGGTAACGCTGGGCATTGGCCAACGGACAGACGTTCTCGTCAAGGCTGATGGTAAACTCGACGCCTACTGGATGCGCAGCAATATTTCTGAACCGTGCAGTCTGGCGAATGAGTTGAATGCCTACGCAGCAATTTACTATGACGGCGCCGATGAGACCAAGGAACCGGCGTCGGTGCCGTGGCATGTGCCTGACCCAGGGACCTGCGCAAACGACGATCTTGCGATTACAAAGCCAGTTATGAAGCGTCGGCCTATTGAGCCTGATTTGACGTACGACATGGAAGTGAGACTGTTTAGAAACGCTAGCAATATTGCGTTGTGGTCGTTTGATGGTGTGGACTTTAGGGGGAACTACAACAGCCCGACACTGCTGCTCAGCGCATTGGGGAACCATACGTTTGAGAAGCAGTGGAATGTGAAGAATACAAAGGGTGCGAAGAGCGTGAGAGTTCACGTTATTAACAACACGCCTGCTGC GCATCCGATGCATCTACACGGGTTTAATATGTATGTCCTTCACGAGGGACCAGGGAAATGGGACGGCAAGATTATAAACAGGGATAATCCGCAGCGTCGTGATGTCGTGCAAGTACGGAAGTATGGACACCTGGTGATTCAATTCGACGCTGCAGAGAATCCAG GAGTATGGCCATTTCATTGTCACATAGCATGGCATGTGTCGGCAGGCTTCTTTGCGCAGTTTCTCACGAACCCTGATGAAGTGTCCAAGTACCAACGTACCATGCCGCAAGTCGTAGCTGAGACGTGTCGGCAATGGGGGCATTggaccaacaccaacataCCGGATCAGATAGACAGCGGGTTATAG
- a CDS encoding RNA binding protein (similar to Metarhizium acridum CQMa 102 XP_007813224.1) encodes MSKGDTVQADARRFLDERGSTAALAPNGLNPATIMEKAVKDRIIESYFYKEQCFALNEADIIDRVVEHVNFIGGTHGNSQKPSPFLCLAFKLLELSPSDEILQEYLSYGGEHFKYLRALACFYFRLTRKAVDVYQTLEPFLEDRRKLRRKGRNGTSLTYVDDFVDDLLSKERVCATSLWKMPKREILEDLEELEPRVSPLGDLEDILEEDADEGGGEEEQRNGDGEEGEISDGMDVDRRSRSVSRSRSRSRSRSRSRSRSP; translated from the coding sequence atgtccaaaggCGACACCGTCCAAGCCGACGCCCGTCGCTTCCTCGACGAGCGTGGCTCCACGGCCGCCCTCGCCCCCAATGGCCTCAACCCCGCGACCATCATGGAAAAGGCAGTCAAAGACCGCATCATCGAATCCTACTTCTACAAAGAACAATGCTTCGCCCTCAACGAAGCCGACATCATCGACCGCGTAGTCGAACACGTCAACTTTATCGGCGGAACGCACGGCAACTCCCAAAAGCCGAGCCCGTTTTTGTGTCTCGCCTTCAAGCTGCTAGAACTGTCTCCAAGCGACGAGATCCTACAAGAGTACCTATCCTACGGCGGCGAGCACTTTAAATACCTGAGGGCCCTGGCGTGCTTCTACTTCAGATTGACCCGGAAGGCGGTGGACGTTTATCAGACACTGGAGCCCTTTTTGGAGGATCGGAGGAAATTGaggaggaaggggaggaaCGGCACCTCGTTGACCTACGTGGATGATTTTGTGGACGACTTGCTTAGCAAGGAAAGAGTTTGTGCGACGAGTTTGTGGAAGATGCCGAAACGGGAGATTTTGGAGGatttggaggagctggagccgAGGGTCAGTCCGTTGGGAGACTTGGAGGATATattggaggaggatgctgatgagggcggcggcgaggaggagcagaggaatggggatggggaggagggtGAGATTTCAGATGGGATGGATGTGGATAGAAGGTCAAGGAGTGTGAGTAGGTCGAGGTCCAGATCTAGGTCGAGATCGAGATCACGGTCTAGATCGCCTTGA
- a CDS encoding protein kinase-like domain (similar to Cordyceps militaris CM01 XP_006673355.1), with translation MPLWTCDWDKCRQPAVQRSGDCFSCDKHLCRTHLQDQWHKCPKPEVCEKTEMCNSSLADELRKIGRTFPLKHTATAARRLNELCRRVDGSKLCARASFLRGGIPCTVDLSAEKLSSMMGGQNCHAEITFQDGIKWLARLRLISTSSPPVEARDYILRSEAATLKFLQTHTRIPSPKLFDWACETDPQNPLGGVSYILMEKIQGEPLNWQRATSTQKEKVMQQLVDIFIEVEKHQFDKIGSMTPAKDAATFEIQGLADAATFGTESGGPLGPFNSSAEAARVIFETHLAMIASGEIAAVYPADIYLAHRFRLDILNKVGRELFSEGKFFLKHPDDKGDHILVNKDYDIVGIIDWEWCQTVPKEDAFSTPCMMWPVARFYGGSNELPEDEVRFADIFRERGRDDLAGYVMEGRQVQRFFFASGAASGCERDHQTFVDLFMGLRRVFDSKDKRWEEWKTQALEKWKSDSLLQALLQWEAPRLS, from the coding sequence ATGCCTCTGTGGACGTGTGATTGGGACAAGTGCAGACAACCGGCCGTTCAAAGATCCGGAGACTGCTTTTCCTGTGACAAGCACCTTTGTCGAACTCACTTGCAGGATCAATGGCACAAGTGTCCCAAGCCAGAGGTGTGTGAGAAGACCGAGATGTGCAACAGCAGCCTTGCTGATGAACTCAGGAAAATTGGGAGGACTTTCCCGCTCAAACACACTGCCACTGCAGCCCGTCGACTGAATGAGCTTTGCCGTCGAGTCGATGGTTCGAAACTCTGTGCACGCGCCTCGTTCCTTCGTGGAGGAATACCCTGTACTGTTGACTTGTCCGCGGAAAAGCTGTCAAGCATGATGGGTGGTCAAAATTGTCATGCTGAAATTACCTTCCAAGACGGTATCAAGTGGCTAGCACGACTTCGCCTCATCAGTACCTCATCGCCGCCGGTAGAGGCTCGGGATTATATACTTCGTAGTGAGGCAGCTACGTTGAAATTCTTACAGACACATACGCGCATCCCTTCGCCAAAACTTTTCGACTGGGCGTGTGAAACCGATCCTCAGAACCCTTTGGGCGGGGTTAGCTACATCCTGATGGAAAAGATACAAGGTGAACCACTGAACTGGCAACGGGCAACTTCGACACAGAAGGAAAAGGTCATGCAGCAGTTGGTCGATATCTTTatcgaggttgagaagcaCCAATTCGACAAAATAGGGTCGATGACGCCAGCAAAAGATGCGGCTACATTCGAGATACAAGGTCTAGCGGATGCAGCAACGTTTGGTACAGAATCTGGAGGGCCTCTAGGTCCCTTTAACTCCTCGGCGGAAGCGGCACGCGTCATCTTCGAAACGCATCTCGCAATGATTGCGAGTGGTGAGATTGCAGCCGTCTACCCGGCAGATATCTATCTTGCACATCGCTTTCGTTTGGATATCCTAAATAAGGTGGGACGCGAGCTCTTTTCAGAGGGAAAGTTCTTCCTGAAGCATCCAGATGATAAAGGAGACCATATTCTAGTCAACAAAGACTACGACATCGTCGGTATAATAGATTGGGAATGGTGTCAAACTGTGCCAAAGGAAGATGCCTTTTCCACGCCCTGTATGATGTGGCCAGTTGCAAGGTTCTACGGTGGATCCAACGAACTACCTGAAGACGAAGTGAGGTTTGCAGATATCTTTAGAGAGAGAGGTCGTGATGATCTGGCGGGCTATGTCATGGAAGGCAGACAAGTGCAACGATTCTTCTTTGCTTCCGGTGCGGCTAGTGGATGTGAGAGAGATCACCAAACTTTCGTTGATCTGTTTATGGGCTTGAGGCGAGTGTTTGACTCTAAAGACAAACGATGGGAAGAATGGAAGACGCAGGCCCTTGAGAAGTGGAAGAGTGACAGTTTGCTGCAGGCTTTGCTACAGTGGGAGGCACCTAGGCTTTCTTga
- a CDS encoding ribonucleotide reductase inhibitor (similar to Metarhizium robertsii ARSEF 23 XP_007817234.1): MSTPRTKRQFAGASADPAQRQITSFFGTRAHGDAVIESQLEARQPLLPSHIQSNLLSVGMRVRKSVPEGYKTSGTSAFKLWTDNTPMPARRPALQATVRASSRELLPFCGINKVGGLDSQPAFPIDDDYDSVPELDDVPELTMSQESVESNVSESSRKRVYSDEELADRPTMLAQPSRGWDEQVSPRSFAPSQWGNSRVMAVPKTRVRGSLSFKDVVDQENMAVDSDFEEADFLVFGEGRDMDLS, encoded by the coding sequence atgtcgACTCCACGAACTAAGCGCCAGTTCGCAGGTGCTTCCGCAGACCCAGCCCAGCGCCAAATCACATCCTTTTTCGGTACAAGAGCCCACGGTGACGCCGTCATCGAGTCGCAACTAGAGGCCCGCCAGCCTCTTCTGCCGAGCCATATTCAATCCAATCTCCTCAGTGTTGGCATGCGAGTGCGCAAGTCTGTCCCCGAGGGATACAAGACCAGCGGCACAAGCGCTTTCAAACTGTGGACAGATAATACACCCATGCCTGCGCGTCGACCTGCCTTGCAAGCCACAGTCCGAGCATCATCCAGAGAACTCCTCCCCTTCTGTGGTATCAATAAAGTCGGTGGTCTCGATTCACAGCCGGCTTTCCCCATTGACGACGACTACGATTCTGTTCCTGAGCTAGACGACGTCCCTGAGTTGACCATGTCCCAAGAGAGTGTGGAAAGCAACGTCTCCGAATCATCACGGAAGCGAGTTTACAGCGACGAAGAACTGGCTGATCGGCCAACCATGCTGGCACAACCATCTAGGGGCTGGGACGAACAGGTCAGCCCACGGAGCTTTGCGCCATCCCAATGGGGTAATTCGAGGGTCATGGCCGTTCCAAAGACCCGCGTGAGAGGGAGTTTGTCCTTTAAGGATGTGGTTGATCAGGAGAACATGGCTGTCGATAGCGACTTTGAAGAGGCTGATTTTCTGGTCTTTGGCGAAGGCCGAGACATGGATTTGTCTTAG